The following are from one region of the Streptomyces changanensis genome:
- the trmD gene encoding tRNA (guanosine(37)-N1)-methyltransferase TrmD — MRLDVVTIFPEYLDPLDVSLVGKARASGRLDVHVHDLRHWTYDRHNTVDDTPYGGGPGMVMKTEPWGAALDEVTAAGYEAGHHGPVLVVPTPSGRPFTQEVAVELSRRPWLIFTPARYEGIDRRVMDEYATRMPVYEVSIGDYVLAGGEAAVLVITEAVARLLPGVLGNAESHRDDSFAPGAMANLLEGPVYTKPPVWRGRGIPDVLLSGHHGRIARWRRDEAFRRTALHRPDLIERCDPSAFDKKDREILSMLGWAPEPGGRFWRRPPAVEE; from the coding sequence ATGCGACTCGACGTCGTCACCATCTTCCCGGAGTACCTCGACCCGCTGGACGTGTCGCTCGTCGGCAAGGCCCGCGCGAGCGGCCGGCTCGACGTCCACGTCCACGACCTGCGCCACTGGACGTACGACCGGCACAACACCGTCGACGACACCCCCTACGGCGGCGGCCCCGGCATGGTCATGAAGACCGAGCCCTGGGGCGCCGCCCTCGACGAGGTCACCGCCGCCGGGTACGAGGCGGGGCACCACGGGCCCGTGCTCGTCGTACCGACGCCCAGCGGCCGCCCCTTCACCCAGGAGGTCGCCGTCGAGCTCTCCCGGCGGCCGTGGCTGATCTTCACCCCCGCCCGGTACGAGGGCATCGACCGGCGCGTCATGGACGAGTACGCCACCCGCATGCCCGTGTACGAGGTCTCCATCGGCGACTACGTGCTCGCCGGCGGGGAGGCCGCCGTCCTGGTCATCACGGAAGCCGTGGCCCGGCTCCTCCCGGGCGTCCTCGGCAACGCCGAGTCCCACCGGGACGACTCGTTCGCCCCGGGCGCCATGGCGAACCTCCTGGAGGGACCCGTCTACACCAAGCCGCCCGTCTGGCGCGGCCGCGGCATCCCGGACGTTCTCCTCAGCGGGCACCACGGCCGCATCGCGCGCTGGCGACGGGACGAGGCCTTCCGCCGCACGGCCCTGCACCGCCCCGACCTCATCGAGCGGTGCGACCCCTCCGCCTTCGACAAGAAGGACCGCGAGATCCTGTCCATGCTCGGCTGGG